Part of the Rhodobacteraceae bacterium M385 genome is shown below.
GCGTTCTCGTTCGAGGGGCCCTTCGGCACCTTCGATCAGGACCAGCTTCAGCGCGGCCTTCAGGTCTATACGCAGGTTTGCGCGGGCTGCCACGGTCTCCAGTATATCCCTTTGCGGACGCTGGCCGATCACGGCGGCATCGGTTGGACCGAAGACGAAGTGCGTGCCTACATCGATGAGAACTTCATCGAGGTATTCGACGACGATTTGCAGGACTGGCGTGCGGCAACCCCGAACGACAACTTCCCCGCAAATGACGGCGTTGGCGCCCCCGACCTGAGCCTGATGGCGAAGGCACGGGCTGGTTTCCATGGCCCCTACGGCCTTGGCATCAACCAGTTCATCTACGGCATCGGCGGTCCTGAATACATCGCGTCGCTTCTGACCCACTACACCGGCGAAGAGCAGGAGCAGTTCGGCAGCATTCTTTATGAGAATGAGACGTTTGAGGGCGGCTACATCTCTATGGCGCCCCCGCTTTATGACGACGCAGTGGAATATGCCGATGGCACCCCTGCAACGGTAGAGCAGATGGCAGAAGATGTGGCAGCGTTCCTGATGTGGACGGCGGAACCTCACCTGATGGCCCGGAAACAGTTGGGCTTTGTGGCGTTCATCATCCTCGGCTTGTTCTCGGTCCTGCTGTACCTGACCAACAAGCGCCTCTGGGCACCGGTCAAGGCGCGGGCAAAAGCCAGCTAAGACGCCTCGCGTCGATGAAAGATTGCAACGCGCCCTTCGGGGCGCGTTTTGCGTTTGGGCAGTAGGGCGGGCATTTGCCCGCCACCCGCTCGTGACAGGGTGCCCTACATCCAAGGTTGCAAGGCCGGCGCCTTATCCGCGATCGCTTCGCCCAAATCAGCGTTCAACGCCACCTCTCCCGCTTCCAGCAGCAGCACCCGGTCGCACAGGCGTTCCGCATCGCGCAAATCGTGTGTCGCCATCATCAGCGTTTGGCCGGTCTCGTCGCACAGGGTCCGCACCAGCCCCAACATCTCGCGCCGCAAGCCGGGGTCGAGGGCCGAGAACGGCTCATCCAGAAGCGCCACAGGTTTGTCGCGCAGCAGCATCCGGGCAAGGGCGACGCGGCTTTGTTGACCGCCGGACAATTCCGCAGGCATACGCCCCGCCATTCCATCCAGATCGACCTTCTTCAAGGCCCCCTCCACCCGCGCCTTGTCCGCCGCGCTCAGGTTCAGGTTCGGAGCAATCCCAAGGGCGATGTTGTCAAAGGCGTTCAGATGCGGGAACAGATTGCCGTCCTGGAACAGGATCGAGACGGGCCGATCCGCCACCGGCAATCTGGTCACGTCTGTGCCCTTCATCGACACGCGCCCTTCATCGGGCCAGAGGAACCCCGACAACATGGACAGCAGCGTGGACTTGCCGCTGCCCGACGCGCCCATCAATGCGACCCGCGCCCCCTCGGGCACTGTAAGATGCGCCGATAGCGTAAAGCTGCCTTGGCGCACGCGGATGTTCTCAAGATGCAGCATTGGCGCGACCCCCTTGGTCAAATAGCCAGAACATGCCCAAGGACAGAGCCATCAACAGCACCGCCGCCCCCTGCGCGTCATTGGTGCGGTAGGAGCCGAACAGGCGATACATCTCCAGCGGAAGCGTCTCTTGCCCTTGGGCCGAGAACAAAGCGATCACCCCGAGGTCTCCCATGGAAAACGCCGCGGCTAACCCCGCGCCAAAGCCCAAGGGGCGGCGCAGACGCGGCAGGATCGCGTGGCGCAGGCGGGCCATGCCGCGCATCCCCAAGGCGTCGGCAAGGCGGCCCTGTGTGGCCTCTGCCTGCTTTGCGGCAGGGATCAGGGCCCGCAAAAGGAAAGGCAGCGCCACCAGCGCATTCACAAGGCCGGTGATGGGCAGCGATAGCGTCACCGGGTTAGCGATGGGAAAGACGATCAGGAACAGGCCCGTCCCGATCACCAGGGGCGACACGGCGATGGACAGAAGACCCACGCCCTCCAACCCCGCGCGGGTGGGTTTGCCCGCGATCAACAGCGCGATGGGCAGGGCCAGCGTCACCGCCAGAGCGGTGGAGGCCAGCGCCAGCAGGACCGAGCGCAGCGCCGCCTCCCACGTCGAGATTGGCAGGCCCGTGACCGCGCCGATGCCTTGCCCGGCGACAGCGGCCAGCGGCAACAGAAGGAACGCGCCCGCAAGGATCAGCGCGGCTGCGTCGATGCCGCGCGACAGCGGCCTGTCACCGGGCCACGGCATTGCCGGGCGATCCAGCCCGCCGCCGAATTCGGTCGCATTGGCAAAACGCCACACGATCAACCCCGCGCCAACGCAGATGGCCACTTGGACCATCCCCAGAAGGGCCGCGCGGCCAAGGTCGAAGTCGAATTGAAAGGCTTGGTAAATCGCCAGCTCGATCGTGGTGGCGGCGGGGCCTCCGCCAAGGATCAGGGCGACGGCGAAACTGGTGGTGCAGATCAGAAAAATCACCAAGGCCGCACCGGGAAGGGTGGCCCGCAACAGCGGCCAGCCAAAATGGCGGCGCATGTCCTGAGCAGTGAAGTTCAGCGAATGGGCCAGCCTGATCCGCTCTGCCGGGACCGCAAGCCACGCTTGCAGCAACAGCCGCGTTGCCAAAGGCAGGTTCAGGAACACATGGGCCATGACAACGCCCACCATCCCGTAAATCTCGACCGTACCCGCGCCAATGCCCTCCAGCGCCGCATTCAGCCAACCGGCCCGCCCAAAGATCGCCAGAAGCCCCATCACGGCGACAATCACCGGCAGGATAAAGGGCGCCCCCATCAGCGAGATATAGGCGCCGCGCCCGAGAAACTTGCGCCGAGCAAGGGCGCGCGCCACGGGGATTGCCGCGATGCAGGACACGAACGCCGAAAGGGCCGCTTGCAGCAGCGTGAACCGCACGGCCGCCCAATCGGCTGCACGCAGGTCAGAAAACCCCTCGGCCCGGAAGATCACCGCGCCGAGGGGGGCAAGAATGGCCAGCGCCACCAGCAAGGTAAAAACCCCGCCGATGGTCTGGGTCAGCGTTACTGGCTGAGCGCGTTTTGCCATGTGGCCAATGCCTCATCCCGCACCGCTGCCGCCTCTGCTGCTGAGAAAATCAGCGCCGTTTCTGGCTGCGTCAGTGTCCCGAAGCCTTCTGGCAAGCTCTCGGCTGGCAAGGCCGCGGGATACATCCAGTTGGTCTCTGGAATGACCGTCTGGAACGCCGGAGATACCATGAATTCGATGAATTGCTGCGCCAGCTCTGGGTTGTCGGCGGTTTGCAGAACGCCACCAACTTCGACCTGCATGTAGTGGCCTTCGCTGAAAGAGGCAGAAGCGTAGCTGTCGTCCTCTTCCGCGATCAGGTGGTAGGCAGGAGAGGTGGTGTAAGACAGAACCATATCTGCCTCGCCCTCTAGGAACAGGCCGTAGGCCTCGGACCAGCCGGGGGTCACCGTCACGACGTTGTCGGCCAGCGCTTCCCAGATCGCGGGGGCAGCGTCGCCATAGGCGTTCTGCACCCACATCAGCAGGCCCAGACCGGGGGTCGAGGACCGGGGGTCTTGGATCACGATGGAGGTTTCCGATGCGGCAAGCGCCTCAAAGCTGGCAGGCACGTTTTCCATATTTGCGCGGTGAACGAAGGCAAAGTAGCCCCAATCAAACGGCAGGAAGTAGGGGTCGTTCCATTCAACGGGCAGGGTCAATGCATCGGTGGTGACGCCATGTTCCGCCATCAAGCCCGCCTCAGTGGCGGCGGCGGTCAGGTTGGTGTCGATGCCCAGGACGACATCGGCCTCGGACCGTTCGCCCTCCAGCCGTAGCCGCGCCAGAAGCGCCGCTCCGTCACCGGTCGAGGTGAACTGCAAGTCGCATCCGCAGATTTCCTCAAACGCGACTTCGACACCGGGGCCGGGGCCCCAATCGGAATTGAAGCTGTCGTAGGTGTAGACCGTCAAGACGGGCTCTTGCGCAAAGGCAGCCCCCGTCAAAAGGGTCAGACCCGCAGCGATGATGGTGGTGTTGGTGAGAGTCATGGCTCACGCCTCCAAAGCTAGGGGCGAAGTGAAGTCCGGGCGATCTGGCCGCGATAACCTTCCCTCCGCCGGTGTTAACCGGTTCAGGTTCAACGGGTCAGCTTTCGCAATCTCAGGCCAGCATATCGTCAGATACTCAATATCATTCGATACACGGGCCCCCCCGAGGTGCCTACAGACCTAGGTTAAAGCGCGCGGGTCGGCAAGCGACTTGGCAAAAGCGCCCCACGGGGCTAATCGGGGCCTATGAGCATGAATTCTTTCGGTCACCTTTTCCGCGTCACCACTTGGGGCGAAAGCCACGGTCCGGCCTTGGGGGCGACAGTCGATGGCTGCCCTCCGGGGATTGCTGTCGATGCTGCCGCCATTCAGCACTGGCTGGATCGCCGCAAACCGGGCCAGAACAAATACACCACCCAACGGCGCGAAGCTGATGAGGTGGAGATTCTGTCTGGCGTGTACGAAGGCCACACCACCGGCACGCCGATCCAGTTGATGATCCGCAACACCGACCAGCGGTCGAAGGATTATGGCGACATCGCAGAAAAGTTCCGCCCCGGACACGCCGACATCACCTATTGGCAGAAGTACGGCATCCGCGACCCTCGGGGCGGTGGCCGTTCCAGCGCGCGGGAAACCGCGGCGCGGGTGGCAGCGGGCGGCATCGCCCGGTTGGCGCTTGGGGCGCTGGCGCCTGACCTGCGGATGACCGGCTATATGGTGCAGATGGGCCCCCACGCGATTGATCGCGCCGCCTTTGATCTTGCTCAGGTTGAACAGAACCCGTTCTGGGTGCCCGACGCAAAAGCCGCCGATGATTGGGCCGACTACCTTGATGGCCTGCGCAAATCCGGCGACAGCGTCGGCGCGGTGATCGAGGTTCGGGCCAGCGGCCTTCCTGCCGGGCTTGGAGCGCCGATCTATGCCAAGCTGGACACCGACCTTGCCGCCGCGATGATGTCGATCAACGCCGTGAAAGGCGTTGAGATCGGCGATGGCATGGCCGCCGCTGCCCTGACCGGATCTGCCAATGCCGACGAGATCCACATGGGCGCCAATGGCCCCGAATATTCCAGCAACCACGCGGGCGGCATCCTTGGCGGGATTTCTACCGGTCAAGACGTGATCGTGCGGTTTGCGGTAAAGCCCACGTCCTCGATCCTCACGCCGCGTGCAACGATCACTAAGGCAGGAGAGCCGGCCGAGATCATCACCAAGGGCCGTCACGACCCTTGCGTGGGTATCCGCGCCGTGCCCGTCGGTGAGGCGATGATGGCCTGCGTCCTACTGGACCATATTTTGCTTCAACGAGGGCAAATTGGTGGCAACGTGGGCGAGACCCGAGGCAACATCGGGTAGGATTTTGTTAAGTTATACAGTGTTATCGATCCAATCCTTGGCTGTTTAGGGCTTTGGTTCCAACTCTAGAACAATGTGGCAAAACTGTCCCGAATGGGCCATGTTTCTGCCACATTTCGGGAAAAATAAGGCGGTTCTGGGGACTTAAGAATTGGATGTCTGATGGGGCAGAATGCTCACAGCAGTGGGTCGCATCGCGGCTATGTAACGATTGATTGGTTTGTTCTGACGGTGGCCTGTGTCGCGCTGTTGTTCTTGTTGGGGACGTTGCTGCGCACCACCGTTGATCCCGACGAAATCAGCGCGGGCAGTTTCAACCAACTTGCGGGGCAAGATACGCTTCTAGCGTATCAGGATTTCAACTTCGGCGCTCCGGGGTGGAGCCCTGCTGAAACCAGCGATCGTCTGCCCGGCCTTGGTCCGGTTCTTGGCCCCTTCTCTGACGCGGCTGTGCAACGCTCGTTCGCGATGCACACGGATGCGACCACGGCGCAGATCACCTTCGATATCCATCTGATCGGTGATTGGGCGGGGCAGGGTGGTGTCCATATCTCGCTTGGCGAAGAAGAAGTGCTGACCGTGAACGTCCCCGAGGGTGCGAGCCTTGGGGAGGTTGCGTTTGATACGGTCCAGACGGACACCGTCAACATTGCTGTGCGAAGCGATGTGATCCAGCCCCGTCCGTCTGAAACCGCCCTTCCCGGAACGGCAGACGCCTTTGCCAGCTTGCGGGTGCGGATGACCTTGGCCGATCCGGCGGAAACCTTGGTCCTGCGCCTGAATGCGGATGTTGAAGGCGACGCGGCGCAGTGGTCGTTGGATAACCTGACCGTGGTGGCCACCAGCGGGGATGGCGTGACGCAGCCCTAAGGTGTCGGCCAAAGGCGTCTGCTGGGGGGGGCGCGCGCGGCTTAGCCTTTGATACGGGATCGTTGCACCGCCAAGATGCCCCCCGCGATGATGGCCACGCCAAGGGCGTCGGTCCAGCTAAGCTGCTCGGACAGGAAGGCAAAGGCGATGGCGACGCCGAAGACGGGGTTCAGAAAGTGATACGTCGCTGCCCGCGTCGCGCCGATCCGCCCCACCAACAAGAACCAGATCAGTGTCGCCGCAAGGCCGGGCATCAGCGTGGTATAGATGAAGGCTAGGATGAAGGGACGGGTCCAATCTACGGTTAACGTCTCGAATGCCATGGCGGGTAGCAGAAGTGCGGCCGAGCCCACGATCATTTGCAGCCCCACGATCATCAGCAGATTGCCCCCTTCGGACGAGGCGCTTTTTACCGTCAGCGTCGCGGCCGCCAGCGCCACTGCGCCGATCAGGCAAAGGGCAATGCCATAAGGGTCCGCACCGCCGCTAAAGCGTTGCGCCATGATGATGGCAACCCCGGCAAAGCCTGCCACCATCCCAAGGATACCCAAGGCGGGAAGGCGATCTTTGAAGATCGTCCAGTTTGCGAGGGCCACCAGCAGCGGCATGGTCGAGGCGATGATCGCCGCAAGGGACGCCTCAATCGTTTGCATGGCCACAAAGTTTAGGCCCAGATAGATCGCATTCTGACACAGGCCGAAGATGATGACCGCCCGCCATTGGTTGCGGGTCAGGTTGAAGCGTTGGCCCAAAGCAAGCGCAATGCTGATGCCGATCACCCCGGAAACAAGGAACCGTGCAGATAGCGAATAGAGCGGCGGCGCGGCCTCTACGATGATGCGGGCAGAGGTAAAAGCTGATGACCAAATCAGGGCGAATGTTAGCCCCATAAGTACCGCGCGCACGTCCATCGAATGTCCCTTCAAAGAAAAAGGGCCGCACCCTTCGGCGCGACCCTTTCACGTCTTCAAGTGGACAGCAATATTAGCCGTTCACGGAATCTTTCAGCGCCTTGGCGATGGTGACTTTCACCTGCTTGTCGGCCTCTTTTTTGATCTGCTCGCCCGTGGCGGGGTTGCGAACCATGCGCTCTGGACGCTCACGGCAGTATACTTTGCCGATGCCAGGAAGGGTCACGGCGCCGCCGTTTGCCACTTCTTTGGTGATCACGGACGTTACTGCGTCGAGTGCTGCACCAGCGGCTTTCTTGTCGCCGCCCATTTCCTCGGCCAGTGCGGCAACGAGTTGTGTCTTAGTCATGGGTTTAGTTGCCATGTGCTTATTCTCCTGCTGTCTATCCCCCGAGCCCTAGGGCCGGTTGGCGCGAAACTAACCGTATTTTGTGGGGCCACACAACGGACCAAAGCCATGTTTTGTTGAAAAACATGGCCTAAAGGGCGTTTTTCTTTGGTCAGAGGAACGCCGTCTCCTGAAAAGAGCGTAATTTCCGGCTGTGAAGACGCGCCAAAGGCATGTCTCGCAGGTGTTCCATGGCGCGAATTCCGATCTGCAAATGCCGGGCGACTTGGTCTTTGTAGAAGTCCGAGGCCATGCCGGGCAGCTTCAGCTCTCCGTGCAGGGGCTTGTCGGACACACACAAAAGCGTGCCGTAGGGGACGCGGAAGCGGAAGCCATTGGCTGCAATCGTGGCGCTTTCCATATCCAAGGCGACGGCGCGCGATTGCGACAGGCGCTGCACTGGACCCGATTGATCGCGCAGTTCCCAGTTGCGGTTGTCAAAGCTGGCGACCGTGCCGGTGCGCATGATGCGCTTCAGCTCGAACCCTTCCAGCGCGGTCACGTCAGCCACTGCGGTTTCCAGCGCCACCTGAATTTCGGCAAGGGCCGGGACAGGCACCCAGATCGGCAGATCATCATCCAGCACTTTATCTTCGCGCAGATATGCATGGGCGAGCACGAAATCCCCCAAGCTCTGGGAATTGCGAAGGCCCGCGCAATGGCCCACCATCAGCCACGCATGGGGGCGCAGCACCGCGATGTGGTCCGTCGCCGTTTTCGCGTTCGACGGGCCGACGCCAATGTTGACCAAGGTAATCCCCGAGCCGTCTTCGCGCACCAGATGATAGGTCGGCATCTGCGGCATCTTCGCGGGCTGTGCGATGGGTGTTTTCGCGTCGGTGATGATCGTGTTCCCGGTGGCGACAAAGCTGGTGTAGCCGCTGTCGGGGTCATCCAGCTGCGCACGGGCGTAGGCCTCGAACTCGTCCACGTAGAACTGGTAGTTGGTGAACAGAACGTGGTTCTGGAAGTGGCTGGGGTCGGTGGCGGTGTAATGGGCCAACCGCGCAAGGGAATAGTCGATGCGCTGCGCCGTGAAGGGCGCCAATGGCCAAGCGCCGTCTTCAAAGGTGAAGCCGAACCCGTTGACGATATCGTCGTTGGTCGTGGCCAGATCGGGCACATCAAAGACATCGCGCAGAACGAAGTTGCCCGCCCCTTCTTGCGGCACGGTGATCGAAGTATCTTGCGCCACGGCAAAGTGGACAGGCATCGGCGTCATGGATGGGCCGACATAGATGCTGACGCCATGGTTCTTCAGCAGCAGGTCAATCTGTTGGGTCAGGTAATTCTCGAACAGATCGGGGCGGGTGATTGTCGTGGCATAGGTGCCGGGCTCGGACACATGGCCAAAGGACAGGCGGCTATCGACGGCGGCAAAGGATGTCGTGCGCAGGCGGATCTCGGGGTAATAGGCCCGAAACCGCGTGCCCTCAGTCGCGCCCTTACTAAGCGTCTCGGTAAAGTGGTCACACAGAAAGCGCGTGGCTTCATTATACAGCGCCTGCACCTGCGCCACGGCTGCGGCGGCATCGGCGTAGGCCTGAGGCTCCCCATGGTCAGGGGTTTCAATATGGAGCGGAGGGTGGGTTGTCATAAGGTCTCGATCATAAATCAGGCCGGCGTCACTTTACGATGACATCGGTAAGTTGGAAGGTGCGCACGTCCACAAGGCCAAGGTCGGAAATCCGCAGTTCAGGGATCACTACAAGGGCCAGAAGGGAGTGCTGCATATAGGCGTTGTTCAAAGTGCAGCCTGCGGCCGTCATGGCATCGACAAGCTCGGTGACATTGGCCGCCACCTCGGCGGCGGGGCGGTCGGACATCAGGCCCGCAATGGGCAATTCCACCAGCGCCTTTTCTTCACCGTCCTGCCATAGGGTAACGCCGCCGCCGACCTCACCCAGGCGCATGGCGGCTTTCGCCATCATCTCGCGGTCGGTGCCGACAACAATCATATGGTGACTATCGTGCGCCACGGTAGAGGCCATCGCCATTCCGGGCCCGTAACCGAAACCGCTGACAAAGGCGTTGGTGACTTGGCCCGTGGCCCGGTGGCGCTCCACAAGCGAGATTTGGGCGACGCCGCCTTTTTCAGATTGGGCAGGCTCGACGATGCCTTTGCGCACGGGAAGGTCCAGTTGCAGCGCCTTGGTGGGGGCTTGGTTTTCGACCACCCCAATGACGTTGGCGGTGACTTGGTCGCCGTCTGCGCGGATTTCAAAGTCCACCGCCGTCAGGGTTTTGCCAAGGTTGACCGATTGGCGCGTATCTTCGGGCCAGTCGAGATGCGGGCAATCGGCAAGGCATGTGCCGCCCTCGGCCACTTTCACACCGCGCCCATAAACGGCGTCGATGGGTAGGGTGTTCAGATCACTGGTCACGATCATATCGGCACGGCGGCCCGGCGCGATCTGGCCGATCTCGCGCTCTAGGCCGAAGTGGGTGGCGGTGTTGATCGTCGCCATTTGCAGCGCGATCAGCGGGTCACAACCACAGTCGATCGCGTGCCGCACGGCACGGTTCATGTGGCCGTCTTCCACCAGCGTTTTGGCAAAGCAATCGTCGGTGCAGATGATCATGTTGCGCGGATCAAGGCCGCGCTCGGTGATGGCGGTGATTTGGGACTCAATATCATACCAGGCCGAGCCAAGGCGGATCATCGACCGCATCCCCTGGCGCATCCGGGCCACGGCGTCTTTTTCACAGGTGCCCTCATGTTCATCGGCTGGGCCGCCGGCGACATAGGCGTGGAAGGCGGGGCCGAGATCAGGAGAGGCATAATGCCCGCCCACGGTCTTGCCCGCCGCTTGGGTGGCGGCGATCTCTGCCAGCATTTGTTGCGAGCCGTTGATGACGCCGGGGAAGTTCATCATCTCGCCCAGTCCAACGATGCCGGGCCATTGCATGGCCGCGGTGACATCATCTGGGCCGATCTCAAACCCGGTGGTCTCCAACCCCGGCGCGGAAGGCGCACAGGAGGGCATCTGAGTGAACACGTTAATCGGCTGCATCAGCGCTTCGTCATGCATCAGGCGCACACCACGCAGGCCGAAGACGTTGGCGATTTCATGGGGGTCGGTGAACATCGACGTGGTGCCGTGGGGAATGACGGCACGGGAGAATTCAGCCGGGGTCAGCATCCCTGATTCGATGTGCATGTGTCCGTCACAGAGGCCGGGGATCAGGTAGCGGCCAGACAGCTCCTCCACTGTCGTGTCCTCGCCGATGCAATGGCTGGCGTCGGGACCGACATAGGCGAAGCGCCCGTGCTTAATGGCGACTTGCCAACCGTCCATGACCTCACGGGTTTGGACGAGAACGACACGGGTGTCGCGAAGGACCAGATCAGCGGCAGCACGGCCAGCGGCGACGGCAACGAGGTCGCTTGCGACGTCTTGCCAAGAGGGAAAGGGGGTATGTTCCATGTCCCAATTTTGCAGAGCCGAAGGGTCGCTGCAAGTGACGTTTTAATGAAGTCTACCCGGCTAGAATTGCGCTGCAATCACGCCGAACGCCAAAGTGTATCCGACGATCAGCACCAAAAGCGGCCAGTGCTGTGCAAGTACGGCTTTGCGCATCCACCAGCGTGACCGGCGGTTCGCTTTTTCGATGTCGCGGGGCGCGCTTCGCCCTCGGTCGGTCAAGGTGTAGCCCCAAGCGATCAGCAAAGCCCCAGCGATGAAGCCTGTGGCAAGCAGGATTTCTGTGAGTGTCATGGCCGCAGGCGGCGCGCATACATAGAGTCATAGATCGGCAGCGCCTCTGCCAGCAGGTCTTGGTGACGTGGTGCGACCTCGGGTAATGGACCCTCTGCTGCCGCGAAGCCCGTGGATTTATGGACGGCGTCGTACCAATGGGGGGCCCAGGCACCGTCGTAGGATTTGGGGCCTTTGGACCAGGAAAGCATGGCGGGGTCGAAGGGCAGGTTGATGGCGGCGCATAGCGTGCGCAGCATGGCCTCGGGGTTGGTACGGATATCGGCACTGTCGACGATGGGGCCGGGAAGGGCCGCGTGGATGCGTTCTGCCTGAGCAAAGCCGATATCGTCCAGCGTGATGGCGACGTCGTTTTTGACGGCGTAGCTGGCGATCACTCGGGCCGGGTGACGCAGAAGGTGGACGTTGGCGCAGTCCTCGGCCCAATCCAGCGGGAACGCGGGCAGCATGTGGTGGGCCATGACCTTGAGGTATTGCACCGGCTTGGCCGGGGTTGAGAGGGCCTTAACCACCTCGGCAGGGTCGGTGGGTTGGCTGGAGAGGATGGCGTCCTGCATCGGATGTTCCACGCCCGATTGCGCCAAATAGGCGGCGTAGAAGGGTTCATCCACTGCAACGCAATCAGCCCGATTGCCAAAGGCGTAAAGCATCGCCGTTGATAGGTTTCGCGGGCCGGACCACATGGCGATACGCATAGACACCTCCGTTCATTTCCGCGTGAGATCACACCCCTCGGGCTTGCAATGCAAGAGCACTTTGAGGAGCCTTGGATAAGAAACGGAGGTTCCCATGCCCAGAAGCCCAATCCACGATAGCATCAAGCCCGTCGCCTTGGCCCTTGCGATCCTTGCGGGGGCGGTTTTGCACGGCGGTCGCGCCCATGCCGAAGATATCCGCACCACGGTTGTGGCGGGAGGGTGCTTTTGGTGTGTCGAAAGCGATTTTGAGGGTGTGAACGGCGTGATCGAGGTTGTGTCCGGTTTCTCGGGCGGCAGCGTGGCGAACCCGTCGTATCGTGAAGTGGTGAGCGGCGGCACGGGCCATCTGGAGGTCGCGCAGATCACCTATGACGCCGATGTGTTGCCCTATGCGGGGCTGTTGCGGTTGTTCCTACGCTCCATTGATCCGCTGGACGCGGGCGGGCAGTTCTGCGACCGGGGCCACAGTTATACGACCGCGATTTTCGTAGATAACGCGCAGGAGCGGGATATCGCCCGTGGCGCGGTCATGGAGGCCGAGGGCAGTCTGGGCCAAAGCATCGTGACCCCGATCCTTGACGCCGCGCCGTTCTACGCGGCGGAGGATTACCATCAGGATTACTACCGCTCGGAAGCCTTGGTTCTGACGCGTTTTGGTCCGCGCCGGAAGTCGGTGGCGTATGAGCTGTATCGCGCCGCCTGCGGGCGCGATCAGCGGGTGCTGGATGTCTGGGGATCAGAAGCGGCCTTTGCGGCGGCGCATCTGAATTGATCTACCATTGATATACCCGCCAAGGCGCGCCGGGTGCCCGGGCCGAGGCCCGGTCTACAGGAAGAAGGCTACGTTATTGCGCAGAATGATCTCTAGCGCATAGAGCCCGAGGATCACCACCAGAGGCGCAAGATCAAGCCCGCCCATGTTCGGCAGGAAGCGCCGGATCGGGTCGTAGATCGGTTGCAGCAGGCGGTTCAGCCCGTCCCAAATCTGCGCCACGATGGGTTGGTGCATGTTCAATACGCCGAAGTTAATCAGCCAAGACATGATGATATGGGCGATCACGATGAATTTCACGACGCCGATCAAAAGCAGCAGGATCTGAAACAAAGAGGTCATGGGCAAAGGTTCCGCGTTCGTGTTGGTTGCTTGCCAAATAGGGGTGCGGGTCTTTGGCTGCAAGCGGCGATGCGGCGCGGCACGGGTTTTGACGTAGCGATGCCCTTGCGCTTGGCAGCGGTTAGCGCGAAGGAACGGGCATGTATCCATTCCTCAGACTTGGCAGCATTATGCTGCGCGAAAGCCGTCTTCCCTCGATCGGGATTTACGACACGCATAAGATGTCGATGACCTGCTTACCCGTTGATATTGATGGGTTTATGGAGATGAACAACGGCCGTATCCTGACCCTTTTTGATCTGGGGCGGTTTGCTTTGTCGATCCGCATCGGGCTGATGGATGTCTTGAAAGAGCAGAAGTGGGGCCTTGTGGTTGCGGGCTCTACCGTGCGCTATCGGTCACGGATCACGCCGCTTCAGAAATTCGAGATGCGGACGCGGTTTCTGGGATGGGATGAGAGGTTTTTCTATCTGGAACA
Proteins encoded:
- a CDS encoding AMP nucleosidase, which gives rise to MTTHPPLHIETPDHGEPQAYADAAAAVAQVQALYNEATRFLCDHFTETLSKGATEGTRFRAYYPEIRLRTTSFAAVDSRLSFGHVSEPGTYATTITRPDLFENYLTQQIDLLLKNHGVSIYVGPSMTPMPVHFAVAQDTSITVPQEGAGNFVLRDVFDVPDLATTNDDIVNGFGFTFEDGAWPLAPFTAQRIDYSLARLAHYTATDPSHFQNHVLFTNYQFYVDEFEAYARAQLDDPDSGYTSFVATGNTIITDAKTPIAQPAKMPQMPTYHLVREDGSGITLVNIGVGPSNAKTATDHIAVLRPHAWLMVGHCAGLRNSQSLGDFVLAHAYLREDKVLDDDLPIWVPVPALAEIQVALETAVADVTALEGFELKRIMRTGTVASFDNRNWELRDQSGPVQRLSQSRAVALDMESATIAANGFRFRVPYGTLLCVSDKPLHGELKLPGMASDFYKDQVARHLQIGIRAMEHLRDMPLARLHSRKLRSFQETAFL
- a CDS encoding adenine deaminase; its protein translation is MEHTPFPSWQDVASDLVAVAAGRAAADLVLRDTRVVLVQTREVMDGWQVAIKHGRFAYVGPDASHCIGEDTTVEELSGRYLIPGLCDGHMHIESGMLTPAEFSRAVIPHGTTSMFTDPHEIANVFGLRGVRLMHDEALMQPINVFTQMPSCAPSAPGLETTGFEIGPDDVTAAMQWPGIVGLGEMMNFPGVINGSQQMLAEIAATQAAGKTVGGHYASPDLGPAFHAYVAGGPADEHEGTCEKDAVARMRQGMRSMIRLGSAWYDIESQITAITERGLDPRNMIICTDDCFAKTLVEDGHMNRAVRHAIDCGCDPLIALQMATINTATHFGLEREIGQIAPGRRADMIVTSDLNTLPIDAVYGRGVKVAEGGTCLADCPHLDWPEDTRQSVNLGKTLTAVDFEIRADGDQVTANVIGVVENQAPTKALQLDLPVRKGIVEPAQSEKGGVAQISLVERHRATGQVTNAFVSGFGYGPGMAMASTVAHDSHHMIVVGTDREMMAKAAMRLGEVGGGVTLWQDGEEKALVELPIAGLMSDRPAAEVAANVTELVDAMTAAGCTLNNAYMQHSLLALVVIPELRISDLGLVDVRTFQLTDVIVK
- a CDS encoding HAD family hydrolase, which encodes MRIAMWSGPRNLSTAMLYAFGNRADCVAVDEPFYAAYLAQSGVEHPMQDAILSSQPTDPAEVVKALSTPAKPVQYLKVMAHHMLPAFPLDWAEDCANVHLLRHPARVIASYAVKNDVAITLDDIGFAQAERIHAALPGPIVDSADIRTNPEAMLRTLCAAINLPFDPAMLSWSKGPKSYDGAWAPHWYDAVHKSTGFAAAEGPLPEVAPRHQDLLAEALPIYDSMYARRLRP
- the msrA gene encoding peptide-methionine (S)-S-oxide reductase MsrA → MPRSPIHDSIKPVALALAILAGAVLHGGRAHAEDIRTTVVAGGCFWCVESDFEGVNGVIEVVSGFSGGSVANPSYREVVSGGTGHLEVAQITYDADVLPYAGLLRLFLRSIDPLDAGGQFCDRGHSYTTAIFVDNAQERDIARGAVMEAEGSLGQSIVTPILDAAPFYAAEDYHQDYYRSEALVLTRFGPRRKSVAYELYRAACGRDQRVLDVWGSEAAFAAAHLN
- a CDS encoding YggT family protein; amino-acid sequence: MTSLFQILLLLIGVVKFIVIAHIIMSWLINFGVLNMHQPIVAQIWDGLNRLLQPIYDPIRRFLPNMGGLDLAPLVVILGLYALEIILRNNVAFFL
- a CDS encoding acyl-CoA thioesterase, which translates into the protein MYPFLRLGSIMLRESRLPSIGIYDTHKMSMTCLPVDIDGFMEMNNGRILTLFDLGRFALSIRIGLMDVLKEQKWGLVVAGSTVRYRSRITPLQKFEMRTRFLGWDERFFYLEQAMWRGDTCCNHALLRTGVTAKGRLAPVDDVAKALGIEGESRPLPPWATAWAEADKTRIWPPEF